The genomic region AGCGTCCTTCAAGTAACTGGCTGAATGAACATTCAGTCAACGATGGGAGAGACGCAGTTGTTCGCGGCCGCCCCCGAGGACACCCGGGCCGCCATCATGCGGGCGACCTACGAGGCCCTCACCAGCCACGGGTACGCGAACCTGACGATACAGCGCATCGCGGACGAGTTCGAGAAGTCGAAATCCCTGCTCTACCACCATTACGACGGCAAGGACGACCTCCTCGTCGACTTCATGCGGTTCATGCTGGAACACTTCGAGAACGAGACGACGTGTGGAGACTGCTCGAACCCGGCAGAGCGGCTCGACCACCTGCTGAACCGCGTCGTTCCGGTCGACATCGACCCGGAGAAACATGCCTTCAC from Haloarchaeobius sp. HME9146 harbors:
- a CDS encoding TetR/AcrR family transcriptional regulator, whose translation is MNIQSTMGETQLFAAAPEDTRAAIMRATYEALTSHGYANLTIQRIADEFEKSKSLLYHHYDGKDDLLVDFMRFMLEHFENETTCGDCSNPAERLDHLLNRVVPVDIDPEKHAFTSAMIELRAQASHDPAYRKQFTEHDTALRDRFAAILRDGVEDGTFADVDPEQTADFLLALVNGIRTQRVTRDDDGGVPGARAELDAYIDRHVRGGDD